From the Rhodococcus pseudokoreensis genome, one window contains:
- a CDS encoding glycerate kinase, which yields MEIGGSACPYGRSRLLTGPGAKSNHGRPLPDCGRHFASAAALNLTPLHSRLRDPPITITSDVDNPLCGT from the coding sequence ATCGAAATCGGCGGTAGTGCGTGCCCCTACGGCAGGTCCAGACTTCTCACTGGGCCGGGCGCCAAATCCAATCATGGTCGGCCATTGCCGGACTGTGGGCGCCATTTCGCCTCTGCGGCGGCGCTGAATCTGACGCCATTGCACTCAAGACTCCGTGACCCACCCATTACGATCACCAGCGACGTCGACAACCCACTGTGCGGGACGTAA